The following coding sequences are from one Triticum aestivum cultivar Chinese Spring chromosome 5A, IWGSC CS RefSeq v2.1, whole genome shotgun sequence window:
- the LOC123103743 gene encoding trimethyltridecatetraene synthase, producing the protein MELPQLASFLGVVLATVLFLKAVLRRRRRRQYNLPPGPKPWPIIGNLNLIGTLPHRSIHALSKQYGPLMQLQFGSFPVVVGSSVEMAKFFLKTHDVVFTDRPKTAAGRYTTYNYSDITWSPYGAYWRQARKMCLTELFSAKRLESYEYIRREEVLALLGDLYRGGAGRVVVLKDYLSTVSLNVITRMVMGKKYLEKEVRDEAGAVITTPEEFKWMIDELFLLNGVLNIGDSIPWLDWMDLQGYIKRMKKLSKMFDRFLEHVVDEHSERRRREGESFVVKDMVDVLLQFASDPGLEVKLNREGVKAFTQDLIAGGTESSAVTVEWALSELLKKPEVLAKATEELDRVVGRGRWVTEKDMPSLPYVDAIVKETMRLHPVAPMLVPRLSREDTSINGYDIPAGTRVLVMVWSIGRDPELWEAPEEFMPERFLGSRLDVKGRDYELLPFGSGRRMCPGYSLGLKVIQVSLANLLHGFTWRLPDGVELSMEEIFGLSTPRKFPLEAVVEPKLPAHLYAEA; encoded by the exons ATGGAGCTTCCTCAGCTGGCGTCCTTCCTCGGCGTGGTGCTCGCCACGGTGCTCTTCCTCAAggccgtcctccgccgccgccgccgccgccagtacAACCTCCCGCCGGGCCCCAAGCCGTGGCCGATCATCGGCAACCTCAACCTCATCGGCACGCTCCCGCACCGCTCCATCCACGCGCTCTCCAAGCAGTACGGCCCGCTCATGCAGCTCCAGTTCGGCTCCTTCCCGGTCGTCGTCGGCTCCTCCGTGGAGATGGCCAAGTTCTTCCTCAAGACCCACGACGTGGTGTTCACTGACCGCCCCAAGACCGCCGCCGGCAGGTACACCACCTACAACTACAGCGACATCACCTGGTCCCCCTACGGCGCCTACTGGCGCCAGGCCCGCAAGATGTGCCTCACCGAGCTCTTCAGCGCCAAGCGCCTCGAGTCGTACGAGTACATCCGCAGGGAGGAGGTGCTCGCCCTCCTCGGCGACCTGTACCGCGGCGGCGCAGGCCGCGTGGTGGTGCTCAAGGACTACCTGTCCACGGTGAGCCTGAACGTGATCACGCGCATGGTGATGGGCAAGAAGTACCTGGAGAAGGAGGTGAGGGACGAGGCCGGGGCGGTGATCACGACGCCCGAGGAGTTCAAGTGGATGATCGACGAGCTGTTCCTGCTCAACGGCGTGCTCAACATCGGCGACTCCATCCCGTGGCTGGACTGGATGGACCTGCAGGGGTACATCAAGAGGATGAAGAAGCTGAGCAAGATGTTCGACCGGTTCCTGGAGCACGTCGTGGACGAGCACAGCGAGCGGCGTCGGCGCGAGGGGGAGAGCTTCGTGGTGAAGGACATGGTGGACGTGCTGCTGCAGTTCGCCAGCGATCCCGGTCTCGAGGTCAAGCTCAACAGAGAGGGCGTCAAGGCTTTCACTCAG GACCTCATTGCTGGCGGCACAGAGAGCTCCGCGGTGACTGTGGAATGGGCCCTCTCAGAGCTCCTGAAGAAGCCAGAGGTGCTTGCCAAAGCCACTGAGGAGTTGGACCGTGTGGTGGGGCGAGGTCGATGGGTCACCGAAAAGGACATGCCGAGCCTTCCCTACGTGGATGCCATCGTCAAAGAAACCATGCGGTTGCATCCGGTAGCGCCGATGCTTGTACCCCGCCTTTCTCGCGAGGACACGTCCATCAATGGCTACGACATCCCTGCCGGCACACGGGTGCTAGTCATGGTCTGGTCTATTGGTCGTGACCCGGAGTTGTGGGAAGCGCCAGAGGAGTTCATGCCAGAGCGGTTCCTCGGCAGCAGGCTCGATGTCAAGGGGCGGGATTATGAGCTGCTTCCATTCGGGTCGGGACGCAGGATGTGCCCCGGGTATAGTCTTGGGTTGAAGGTGATCCAGGTGAGCCTAGCGAACCTCCTGCACGGGTTCACGTGGAGGCTCCCTGATGGCGTGGAGCTGAGCATGGAGGAGATCTTTGGACTGTCCACGCCACGCAAGTTCCCGCTGGAGGCTGTCGTGGAGCCCAAGCTCCCAGCTCACCTCTACGCCGAGGCATGA